DNA from Solanum stenotomum isolate F172 chromosome 3, ASM1918654v1, whole genome shotgun sequence:
GCAAACGCAAGAAAAGATAAATGGAGTTACTTCTTTCATGGAGCAATGTAGAAAATGTGGAAATACAGAAGCATTATACAGAAAAGGCGtggtaataattaattttaaactttactctttactttgtTCCTACTAGATACTTACAactcaaaatttttgaaaaaagaatccGCAATTGTTTTGGTGCGTAATTTGAACATGATTAATTTGAGTGTCTAAATGAATTTATCGATGTATTCAGCGTAACTGATacttaaatgtgtttttattcTCAGGTGGACTTTTTCAAAAACGATAAGCCAGAAGTTGCAATGGAATTTCTGAAGCAAGCAGCAAACGGAGACCACTTTGGAGCATTGTATGTGATTGGCATAATAGGAGTCTTTTTGGGGGATGAATATAAGCAAAAAGGGGTAAAGTTGATTGGCATCATGAAAGAAACAGAGGCACTTAGAAAAATAACAAGGCAATGTCGAAAAAGTTTAGTAGAGatcttgaaaattatttggGTGAAGAATCCTTTGATTTTGGGAAAAAGACCCTCTCGTTGCACTATTCAACATGAAGAAAACATTCGCAGGAATGGCTGGCTTGACAGTGACGATGAACATGTCCACATTCATTGTGATGCTTGTAGTTGTGATGTAGAAATCGCTTATATCATTGATGTTTTGCCTACATATTAGTATTACCTATAATTATCTTTCGAGTATGTAATATTTTTTGGCTCTGAACCATGGGCATAAGTTGATTCGTTATTTGTCAAGTCTGTTATTTGTCTTTAAAATTCATTGAATATGTACAAACTCAGTAACATAAAATGATTAGAATTCAGAAGTCGTGAGTTTTAAACCATGATTCCGCCTCTGTGACTGTTTGAGCAAACTTTATTTGCACAAATGTTAGAAGGAACTAACAGATGATGATCTCCTGCCAAATCCCATTTTAGAACGGGACCCTTTTAAAACTTTTGCATACTTCAGCAATTCTGCTTTCTCAGGCTCATCTTTACTTCTGTTTTCTTGAGGTGAATCCAATCTTCTTGAACCTGACGACGAACCCCCATCATTATTTTGCCTACTATTCATCGGATAGTTGTTGTTTTCTCCTAATTTGCCGCTCCTTGAACCTTGAGACACAGAATGTAGGTCCAGAAATTGTTTGGATGAACCTTGCGAGGACGTTCTTGACCTGATGTTGAGACCATTAGCTCCGGAATCTATGTACCCTGGAGAATAACTAGAATGTCCTGCTACATTATCTTCTAGAGTGTGCACCATATCCATAGAAGAACTCCGACTAAGTGGGCGGCCTTTTCCTCTTACGAGTCTCATAAGCTTACTAAACACTTTATTTTTGCTCGAAGACTGAGTCTTACGGGGTGATGAGTTATCAGTAGAAGTTTCATCAAATTCAACAGAGTCTGTAAGAAAGGATGTTCGGGAGGAGGACCATTCGGAATCAAGATCACTAACATTAACCTCCCTTTCCCCTTGACTTTCTTCTTTATTTGCATATTCAAGAATTAGTTGCTTGGCTTTCTCCTCTGACTTGGGGCTCAATGTTTTGCTGAGATCTCTTGCAATTGTCTTACCTGTGACTGGCTGATAGTTCCTCAGCTCATGCCGCAAGCAAGCATTTATCCATCGGAGATAGACTAGTTCCTCAGCATCAGTGCAGCGATCTGCTTGAAGGCGCTCAACATCCTTTGCTAAATCCTCATTTTGCTTTTTCAGCTGTAGAGTTTCCTCCTTCAGTGCTTCTGTCTGAAACAAGAAATGTTCAATAAGTACATAACACTAAACAAAACGAAAAAATGAAACGTAACATGAACAGAAGAATTACTTCTTCGTTCTCCAAGACAGAGGAAGCAATGATCTGAACAGATTCTAATCTATGAGCAAGATctgaattttcttttcttaaactttggTTAGATTTATTCAACTCATCAGACTGATTCTCCAAATCCTTGAGTCTTCGGAGCTTTAACTGGACATTCGATTCAGCTTCAACGGTCTTCTTTTCCTGATCATGCAACTTCATAACTTTTTCTTGAAGGGCTAAAATATGTTCTTTACTATGATCAGCTTCTGAtctcactttcttttttagttgctTAATCTTGACTTTTGCAGCTTCGAGCTCACAAACAACTTTTCCATAATCAGACACTTTAGCCTCTAACCTCATCTTATCTGCGGTCAGTGACTCAATCTTGAGACCAAAAATCTTGGCCTCCACATTGtttatttttagttgattttgaAGTTCCATGATAGCAGTTTCTTGCTCCTTGAGACCATAGTACTCGAGCAATTGTATTTCTAGAATCCTCTCCCTCTCTTCGAGAGTTTTAACAATGTTTTTCAGGCTCTTAATCTCTTGCTCATGGTTAACAATTTCTACAATTCTATATTCTCTGGGTGAATCTTCATGCTGCATCACTGTTTCAATGTCTCTCTTTGAGGTAGATAAAGCAAGTTCCTTTACAAGTTCATTGAACTCTGGCAGGAAAAATCCATCTCTCTCCGCGTTGAATATACCACTGCTAGATGGAACACCTGTGGAATTATCAATAATGTGTTTAGAGATGTGAAGTTCCTCCTGCAAGAGAAACGAAAAAACAGATCAGCTCGCAACAACCAATATATGTTGTAGGAACAGTTTAAAGATTCACTATGAAGCAACTTCTTTTGTTTTCACTACTAACATAAATTGTTCGATGCCAACTGTAGAGGGAGAGGATTTCCCTGAAACAATGTGAAGTCATCCTATTTCTCACTCGCTGTCCATGGGGTTGTTGACTAATGACCTAAAAATACATGATGTTCGAGCACCAAATAGCAATGACATGAGATTGACTGGCCAGGTTCGACAAGACAAGTGCTAGCCCTGGTACAACTTCCCACAAATCTAACTATATTACCCAACACATTTTGTTAACAAAGAACAAATGTATAATCTTACGTGTTTCTCTGATTTCCGGGAGGAAGGTGACGGAGTTGCAGGGGAGGCATGATCATCAATATTTGTGAGCTCGTAATTTTGACCACCTGTAAACTCAAttcacaaaatcaaaatcaaaatcaaacaaaatattagGAGAAAAGAACATTAAGATACAAAAATTAACCTGTTGCCAATGGTGGGGAGGATGAATTGGATTTGGAATTGGAATTTGAGGGTTTGATTCTTTTGGTTCTGAAAATGGTATAGATAATTCCACCAAGAGATATAGCCAAAACAACGCCAAC
Protein-coding regions in this window:
- the LOC125860103 gene encoding putative F-box protein At1g67623, whose product is MLINGHSRKNMKRTARRRNSNNKVIEENSCSSILLLPRVLLTEIVAKVASSSFKDLINVKLSCKIFNKVAKKRYVYQKVTLVDFPIEPSWKKQTQEKINGVTSFMEQCRKCGNTEALYRKGVVDFFKNDKPEVAMEFLKQAANGDHFGALYVIGIIGVFLGDEYKQKGVKLIGIMKETEALRKITRQCRKSLVEILKIIWVKNPLILGKRPSRCTIQHEENIRRNGWLDSDDEHVHIHCDACSCDVEIAYIIDVLPTY
- the LOC125860106 gene encoding protein CHUP1, chloroplastic; this translates as MVRDNRNIIRPVVFKVGVVLAISLGGIIYTIFRTKRIKPSNSNSKSNSSSPPLATGGQNYELTNIDDHASPATPSPSSRKSEKHEELHISKHIIDNSTGVPSSSGIFNAERDGFFLPEFNELVKELALSTSKRDIETVMQHEDSPREYRIVEIVNHEQEIKSLKNIVKTLEERERILEIQLLEYYGLKEQETAIMELQNQLKINNVEAKIFGLKIESLTADKMRLEAKVSDYGKVVCELEAAKVKIKQLKKKVRSEADHSKEHILALQEKVMKLHDQEKKTVEAESNVQLKLRRLKDLENQSDELNKSNQSLRKENSDLAHRLESVQIIASSVLENEETEALKEETLQLKKQNEDLAKDVERLQADRCTDAEELVYLRWINACLRHELRNYQPVTGKTIARDLSKTLSPKSEEKAKQLILEYANKEESQGEREVNVSDLDSEWSSSRTSFLTDSVEFDETSTDNSSPRKTQSSSKNKVFSKLMRLVRGKGRPLSRSSSMDMVHTLEDNVAGHSSYSPGYIDSGANGLNIRSRTSSQGSSKQFLDLHSVSQGSRSGKLGENNNYPMNSRQNNDGGSSSGSRRLDSPQENRSKDEPEKAELLKYAKVLKGSRSKMGFGRRSSSVSSF